ACTCCGGCTTAGGCGGTTTGTTACCAGAGTCTGTAAAATGGGTCATCTTATAAGAATGCATGATCGCAAAAATATTCAGCAGTAAAAACAAAACAAAAACAACCATAAGAACAAATCCTTTCTTTGTTTGCTTCATTTATTCTCCCTATTTATTTTACATAAATAAATACAGCAGACACATATTTCCGACATCATACGTTTAATAAATATATTAACAACTTTTTATCATCCCCTGCAGAGATTTGACTTTTGTGGTGATGTTATCGGCCTGCGTTATTTCCGTTACCATCGCAATCCTTTTTGCTCCCGCTTTAACAAGCTGCGGGATGTGGTGTTCTTTAATCCCGCCCATGACGGTAAACGGAATATTAATTTTTTTGGAGATTTTCTTTAATGTTTCAATACCAAGCGGGGCCATTAAATTTTCTTTTGTCTTTGTGGCAAATATTGGCCCTATGTTTATATAATCCGCGCCGTCTTTTTGCGCCTGCAGCGCCTCTTTTAAATTATGCGTTGATACCCCTATTATGAGACCGGGCGCAAGTTTCTTTGCCTCTTTGCATGGGATGTCATCCTGCCCAAGGTGAACACCGTCTGCTTTGCATATAAGGGCTATATCTATGTGGTCATTAATGATAAGCAGGGCTTTATATTTGTTTGTCAGTTTTCTGAATTCAAGGGCCATTTGTAGAATTCTGCCTTTATGGTACTCCTTTTCCCTTAACTGCACAATCTTCGCGCCGCCCTTTAAAACCTTTTCAAGCGTTTTAACGGATGAACCGTTGGAACAGAATTTTTCTGTTATAACGGAATATATGCCAAAAGGCGGGCTGTTAAGTTTTGCTGTGGGGCTTTTCATTGTTTCTCCTTTTAATTAGTTTATCTCATAACCTTCTATCCCATATCCCATAAATAAAACATATATATGTAACATTTTAAGCCTCTACTATTATAAAACAAAAAAATAATTCAAATACCCGGACAGCGCAGGAGCGCTGTCCCTACAAAAACACAACCAACTGCCGCGGGCTGAAGACCCGCGTCTATCCCGCCTGCTTCAGCTCGCAAGCTCGCTTCATTGCCGGGATTTCCGCTTCGCAGGCTCGCTCCAACCAGATCTAAACCGACCTTCCAAGCATCCAACCTTCCAAGCATCCAAGCATCTACCACTATCCTCCCCCTACAAACCTTACAATTTCCACCTTATCGCCGTGGTTAATGTTTCTGCTTTCAAAATTATCCCTTGCAATTATCTCGCCGTTTAATTCCACGACGGTCATGCCCTGTTTTAATCCAAGCGAGACAAGCAGCGCGGATACTGTCATGGTGCTTTCAAATTCTTTTTCAGCGCCGTTAATTATTGCTTTCATTTATTTCCTCCAAACGTGTCAGCCCAGTCTTTGAACACAGGATAATATCCCCTGCTTTTAATCGCGTCAAGAATTTCACGGACACTTCTGTCGTCGCATATTTCAAACTGGCCTTCGGATTCGCTTCCCACATAACCGCCGGGGTTTGTTTTTGAACCTGCGCTCATATTTGTTACGCCAAGGCTTATCATATTGTCCCTGAAATCCGCGGCTTCCCTTGTGGAAAGTGTAATGCCGGCAAATTTGGTAAATATCCTTAATGCAAATATCATCTGCACAAGTTCTTTATCACTTATTATCTCACTTGGTTTAAAACCGGAACTGGAACCCCGCATGCGCGGAAAGCTTACGGATACTTCTGTTTTCCAGTATTTTTTCATTATATATGCCGCGTGCGCGCCCACATACGCCGCTTCCGTGCGCCAGTCATAAAGCCCTAAAAGCGCGCCTATGCCGATTTTACGAAACCCCGCCTGCGCCGCGCGGTCAGGAGTATTAATGCGCCATTCAAAATTTTTCTTCTGCCCGGACAGGTGTACTTTTTTATATGTTTCAGGGTCATAAGTTTCCTGATACACCGTAAGCCCTGTCGCGCCGTTATCCACAAGTTTTTTATATCCGTCCGTATCCATAGGGTAAATTTCAAGCGATACCTGTGTAAAATACTTTCTTGCAAGCGCGACGCACCGCGCTACGTAATCAAGCCCGGCTTTATCTGGCGCTTCGCCGGTCAGCAGAAGAATACTGTTATATCCAAGGGACTTTATCCCTTCAAGTTCGGCTTTCACCTCTTCTTCACTTAAAGTCTTTCTGTTTATTTTATTTTTCCTGTTGAAACCGCAATAAGCGCATTCATTGGAACATTCATTGGAAATATAAAGCGGGATATACATGTTAATATTTTTCCCGAAGTGTTTCTGCGTCATCTCCCTTGACCTTATTGCCATGCTGTCAAGCAATGAAGCCGCTGCAGGGGAAAGCAGCGCAAGGAAATCTTCATACGACACGCTTTCTTTCTTTACCGCTGTTTCAACGCGCGTTTTATCGCCGGAATTTACCGCTTTTTTTATCAATTCTTTGTTTATTTTTAAAAACTCTTCATAAAACATTTATTTAACCAGCCATTTCGTGGGAGATGAAGGCCTTGCGGTATCCCGTTTTTCAGCCATGCCTGCAAGATAAGCAAACCTGCCCGCGCGCGACGCAAGTTTAAACGCTTCTGCCATTTTTACCGGTTCAGGCGACGCTGATATAGCGGTATTTATCATAACCGCGTCCGCGCCAAGTTCCATTGCAAGCGCCGCGTCCGAAGGCGAACCTATGCCCGCATCTATGACAACCGGTATTCCCGCCTGTTCAATAATAATCTTTATTGTATCAACAGATTTCATTCCCTTATTGGTACCTATAGGCGACGCAAGAGGCATAACAGTGGCAGTGCCCGCGTCTTCCAGTTTTT
This window of the Candidatus Goldiibacteriota bacterium genome carries:
- the thiS gene encoding sulfur carrier protein ThiS, which produces MKAIINGAEKEFESTMTVSALLVSLGLKQGMTVVELNGEIIARDNFESRNINHGDKVEIVRFVGGG
- the thiE gene encoding thiamine phosphate synthase, whose product is MKSPTAKLNSPPFGIYSVITEKFCSNGSSVKTLEKVLKGGAKIVQLREKEYHKGRILQMALEFRKLTNKYKALLIINDHIDIALICKADGVHLGQDDIPCKEAKKLAPGLIIGVSTHNLKEALQAQKDGADYINIGPIFATKTKENLMAPLGIETLKKISKKINIPFTVMGGIKEHHIPQLVKAGAKRIAMVTEITQADNITTKVKSLQGMIKSC
- the thiH gene encoding 2-iminoacetate synthase ThiH translates to MFYEEFLKINKELIKKAVNSGDKTRVETAVKKESVSYEDFLALLSPAAASLLDSMAIRSREMTQKHFGKNINMYIPLYISNECSNECAYCGFNRKNKINRKTLSEEEVKAELEGIKSLGYNSILLLTGEAPDKAGLDYVARCVALARKYFTQVSLEIYPMDTDGYKKLVDNGATGLTVYQETYDPETYKKVHLSGQKKNFEWRINTPDRAAQAGFRKIGIGALLGLYDWRTEAAYVGAHAAYIMKKYWKTEVSVSFPRMRGSSSGFKPSEIISDKELVQMIFALRIFTKFAGITLSTREAADFRDNMISLGVTNMSAGSKTNPGGYVGSESEGQFEICDDRSVREILDAIKSRGYYPVFKDWADTFGGNK